In Fusarium falciforme chromosome 9, complete sequence, the sequence GGGATCTGGTTGGCATTGGTTACACCTTTCGTTTCCAGCACAAACAACGACCCTGGCAAGCGCAAACCGCTTTTCCTGGTAAAGAAGCTTGTAGCGAATGAGAAGAACCCCTGATTCAGTTTCTCTGGTGACCGTGGAACATTCCTGAACCCAGCTGTCTGAGGCAATGGTGTTTGCTGACGGTCTAGGTTAGGATCATTGGGGCTGACTACTACGATGCATGCCATCTCTTGACTGACTTGGCTCAGTCTACGGACTTAGCTCAGTGAGACGTATTTATTTTATGGTGGTTCCAGAGCTGAGTTATACATAAAATACTGGGACATTGACTGGAAATTGTAACAGTGTCTCTTCAAAGCTCCCCATTGTCCTTGTTTCAGCACCCTTAGTTTTGTGTATGGCCAACATCATCTGTCCCCGAGACATCTCAAGTACCTTGTTACTCTCAATTCCTGTTAACCTAGGCCTTGGAAACTAAAGGAAACCGAGGCTATTACCATCCTACTGCAACAGCCGACATTGGCCGCAGCTTAGAACAGAGTCGTGACGTAAACAAGCGGCTGAGCCCGCTCATTGCCCCTGAGTAAATCCGGGCCACATATCTCGATCGGAAGCTTTTCTTGATGGCCTTTTCTAAACTTTGCCATGGCGGGAACGAAGCGTTACAGGGCAATTGGTTGATTGTCTCAAGTGGGGAACGCCTTCTCCCCCGCAATGTCCGCATTGTAGCGTCATTGACGTCACCAGCCGGAGCTTTGTCCCTGAGCTTGAGACGGAGGTGTTTGTTTATTTGTCGTCATGGCTGAGTAACGTCATGTCAATTGGGAATGAGAAAACATTCAAAATGTAGCAGGTGCCGACTTTGTTTGTCTTGCTCctctctcatcatcaccaacttcttctttctccctcAATTGACCTTGATCTCTATTCAACCACCCCGAATCTAACTCGACCTCCTGCATTCCTCTTCTTAACCTGACATCATGATTCCCGCTCGCCCCCTCATTCGATCCAGCCTCCCCCGAGCGGCACGCTCTGTCCGCGCCCCTCGCCGGCAGCATATTCGCTTTCAATCGACTTCTACAGGCAGTGCTACCTCAAGCAACACACACCTGGCAGCTGGAATTGCTGGAGGTGTTGTCGGCTCGGCTATTTTCTACGGCGTCTATTCCTTCACTCCAGCTGGACGAACTGCCTCAAAACTCAACAAGGCCGCaaaggaggctgagaagaagtaCGAAATcgctgccaagaagcttcAAGAGAAGACTCCCAATGCTGAGCAGGCTGTCAACTACATCAAGGAGTTTGCCTACTCATACGTTGGATGGATCCCTGGTGGTCGCGCATACGTTGACGCTGCTTTCAACGATTGGGACAAGGTCCGAGAGAACAACAAGGATGAGGCCGACAAGCTCGTCAACGACGCCTACAAGCAGTTTCAGGATCTTTCCAAATCTGGTCTGAGTCTTGAAACCGCGTACAAGGCCTACGATGTCCTCGCCGACCTCTCCAAGAAGATCGCAAACCTCGCCGGCGACGCCATCAGCGACATCATCGACAACCACCCTCaagtcaaggagaagctcggcGGAAACGTCGACCAGCTGAAGGAACTTGGTGAGCGTTACGGTCCCGAGGCGAAGAAGCAGGTGGATGAGACCTGGAAGCAGGTCAAGGACATCTTTGCTGGAGGTTTCAGCGCCAGTAGCATAGACAAGGCGCGCAAGCTCATCGAGGAAAAGGTTgagcaggtcaagaagctggGCGACGAGGCATGGAAGAAGGGtctcgaggaggccaagcccTACCTTGACAAGAaccccaaggtcaaggagctcctcgagaagaaCGCCGACGCCCTCAAGCAAGGCAACGCAAAGGAGGTCTTTGACAAGGCCAAATCGGCCGTTGATTCTGGCGATCTTGGCGGTCTCGAGAAGTACGTCAAGGACGCGACTGAAAAGGTCAAGTCCAAGGGATCTGGGCTTACAGACGGCTGGGTAGATCTGGACAAGTACATCAAGCAGATTCCTCAGGGTGAGGATGTCCTGAACAAGCTGCAGCAGCTGGGTGAGGTGGCAGAAAAGCacaaggaggagggagaaaaACTCTTCAAGGAGACTGTCGAGGAGTTGAGACATGTGCTCGAGAAGAAGTCCGAGAAGGCTCAGGAGATTgcggacaaggccaagaaggaggccaagtaGAGGTGCAATCTTGTATTCTAGTATTCCTATCATGATATCCTCTTAATACCTAGTCATCACTTGTTGCGCTCTATACTCTAGTACCCAACAATAATCGCCATAAGTCCTTCAATCAGCTTATTCACAATTCCCAAGGTGACTCTCACCCACGAGGACTCTATCAAGGGCTGTACTTTAGACCCCCACGGGCGATCCGTCGACCATTGAGGAAATAGTACTGCAAGTTGGCAACAACAGACGCAACCAAGCCAACAGACACAACCGCCACAATTACAGTCCAACCAGTTTCATACAGGGGCGCGTCCTTTTGCTGGAACAGCTGGCTTCCGATGATTCCGGATGCGTTGGCCgacatgatgaggatggccatggtgatggagcGTTCGCCTGCGGTTCCGGCGTTGAGGGCCATCCATGAGCCGTTGAGAGGGTCTGAAGGTGGTTGTTAGACTTGATCCTGAGAGGTCGGTTCTGGCGGTGGAACTTACGCCATTGCCAGCCGAAGCTGAGGGTGCAAGTTAAGAGAGCGAATCTCTTGTGTCCATCAGTTGATTTGATGAGAAGACGATCTCCGATCTGGTTCAAGTTAGCCAAGCCCGATCTTTCTGGAAAGCCAACATACTGCAAAGGCCCAGAAAATGAAAATTCCAAGGGTCACTAGGGGCCCACGCATCCGGAGCTTGTCACTATCACCAGTTAGCTGCCATCCCTCTACAAACATAGTCATCAACGTACCCTAGATAACCCCAAAGAAGATTGCTAATGATGAGGACCCAACCACCAATGGAGACCAGAGCGTTGGACTTGAGTCTCTCGTATCCAAATGACCTGACAAGGGTAGGCGAGTAAGAACCCATAGTGGTGGCTGGCGCAAGACCCGCGATGGTGAGAATGACGTGAGGAATAAGTTTCCAGTTGGTCAACTGCACATATTAGATACCATAAGCTCAACAGGATATGAACCGTACGTACCACATTCTTGAACTCTTGCTTTGTGATCTGAGGCTTAACGTGGATCTTGGACGGGTCGTCAAGCAAGATTCTCTTGGTAAGGATGCGCGCCTCATCTTCTGTGAAGAGACGGATCTTGAGGAGAGAGACGGGGTTGTGGGTGGTATCTGGGAAGAGGGATAGGAAGACGAGGCCCGTGAGGATGGTGAAGATTCCCTCGAGCTGCTTTTGTCAGTTGATGCTACCCATGATGGATGAATCAAGACTCACAATGAAAAGCCATTGCCAACCAGCAAGCCCAGCGATGCCTCGCATGTGCAGACTATCATCTTGGATCAGCGAGTCATCTGCAGAGATGAAACATTCTTTACTTACATGCCATAAGCGATGAGGCCAGAAGAAGCCGAAGCAATCATGTTTCCGAGAAAGTACCAAGAGAATCGCTTGCTAGTCTCATCTTTCTTGTACCATCGAGTGATGGTGTACAGACCAGCGGGGATAAAACCGGCCTCGCAGAGACTGTCCATGTAAAGTAAGTTACTGTACCATAAGGACCAAAGGGAAATAACTTACCCAAGGAGAAGCCGAGTCGAGAGAAACGCGGCGAGTCCCTTCTGAAAAGCCTGAAATGTGGCGACGAGGCCCCTAGAGAAGAGTCAAGATAGTGTCAAGCGTCTGGAAAAAGGGTGCTCACCATGCCAGAATCTGTGAGCCAATCCACTTGGATGGTCCAAGACGGTAAAGAATAACGTTGCTGGGAATCTGGAAACGTTAGAAGACAAGATGGAGGCATGGGGTCGAAGAGAACTGACTTCTAGAAGAACGATTCCCAGGGATAGGAGTTGTTGGCCCACGTTGAACTGGTTCTGTGTAATGCCCACATCCTCAAAGAAGAAGTCTGTAAGCGCATTTCCACTATGACCAAGTTAGCAGTTTGCACGATGAACAAGCAGTCTATAACGTACATGTTTCCTCGGTCTAGCTGAAGGGCAAAGAATCCCAGGATCAGAAGAGGCATGACTGTTCGGTCGATCCTAGCAGGCAACATATATTAGCAAAGGAGAAATGGTCGATTGACAAGAGTCTTACTTTCGGACCagtctcttctcctcttcctcagtcCAGTCAACCTCACTAGCGTCGACATCGCTATTGCTGCCACTGTTCTGGTTGCTGGCCACAGCCTCATCAATATATTTCTCCATCTTTGGCATATAATTGATTCTGCAAAAGCTGACAAGAGATATCCTGGATGATGAACATGATCTTCGGGGGACATCTCCCTCTTCTTATCCCCAAGGACCATCGCCCACATCGCGACGACCCGCGGAATCCTCTACGAGCTAGTCCCTGTTCGCGAATAGTGTCGTGGGACAAGTTTGCAGAGTTCGGGGGGTTGTGGAGTATATGCCATCTAGTGTTGCAGTCACGCAATCGACAAGTGCAAGCAGAGCAAATCCCGGCCTTCACATTCCCATGGCGTCCCATTCGTGAACCTCGTTGGGATATATCTCCTAGCGTGATCCTGCACTGTCATGTAAGCGTCTGGGCAAATCGTGCGGCAGTCTTGCACAATAGTCTAGACTGCCGTTGGACTCGGGATAGCTTCACCGTCTGCCCGGTACTAGACACTCGCTACGCCATCCGAAGCGATTGAGCAAACCCAATCTGGATTTCAGCTTCAGATTCAGAGACGCAGTTGTCTAAAGTTGATCTGTCACCCTGTCTTGGCCTGTCTGAACCCGCGCTGATTCCTCAGCCTCGGTACTGTCCCATGTGTCCTAATCGCAGGGTTTCCATCACGACATTGGCATTAGACTCGTAACTCCTCGGAATGGCGAGCTCGACTCTTGTCATGTTAATCATGCCGACATCCGAGCTGAAAATGTGATAACCCAGAGTAAAAAATCGTGCTCAATTCGGCCTAACCCCACGAAGTGGAAGCCATCGTCAGTCAACTGCTCATACCCTTAGTCGCTTTTCTTGCCTCTAAACTCTTCCTTGTATCTACACCAGCATCACGCCTGTAATTGATCTTAAATCTACAGAAGGCCCTTGGCTTTGAGATCATCGTGCGCCTTCTTCTGTCGATCCCACTGTTTCTTCAATCCCTTTAGTTGACTCTTGGGCACATCGCTTCCGTCCTTCATCCTTGTCGGCAATCCTTGCTCGTCCCAAGCGCTGTACCTCTCATCGCCCTTGAACATCTCCTCAGGCGgcaccttggccttttctcgGGCCTCAAGCTCGGCCTTCTCCCGAGCGAGACgggcctcttccttctttcgAGCCTTCTCGGCGGCTTGAGCGGCCTTCTCTTCACGAGCGGCAATCAGCTCAGCGGCAGGGACGAACTTGATCAAAGAAGCCTGGTTGTCGGGCCGATCATCCAGGTAGACACCCAGATTGGTGAGATCCTCGTCACGGATGCGATCTGTCAGAGCAAGAATCgccttcttggtctcagGAGATTGGCTGGAGACGATTCGTCGGAGCTCATCTCGAAGCTTGGACACGGAGCGAAGGTAGGGCAGTGCCAGTTGCTCAGGGTCTCGCGAGCCACTTGAAGCGATCGACTCAAACTCGGCGGTGGGATCCTGCTCGAGCAGTGCAGAGATAGCCTCGCTCTCCAGGGACAGGTCGGATACGTCcgacttgaccttggcaaagGCCTCTGCGTAGGGTTGCACGGCCGTCTTGGGCTCGACGTCAGCAGCAATGACTGTCGCCCAGCCAAGGCCGTCATATGGAGCTGTCGCGTTGGCGTCAAGGCCAAAGATGCCAACAACCTTGGTGATCCATCGAGCAATCGTCTCGAGAGCTGCGAGATCAGCGTCCTTGTTGTCCCTCAAGTGAACGTTGGCTGTGTTGACCAGCTTGAGAATGACAGACATGGCTCGTGGTGTGTCGAAAGAGTTGGTCAGAGCAGCCTCAAACTCCTGCTTCGCTTGCTCAAGCTCGGCCAGGAGACCCTCAGTTGGCTTGGCATCTTCGTTGATAGACACCGACTTGACGCCGCTCGAGATACCAGCCTCGGCGAGAAGCGCCTTGACATTGATGAAGAAGTTCTGTATGCGTTAGTAGAGACTCATCGATACAGCACAACACAAACTCACGCTAATAGTAGACTCCCAGTTGTCAGCCTGCAATCGCATATCGGGCGAAATCTCGACACCATCGTTCCATCGGCCCATGAGGAAGACGATTCGCATGCCCCGGGGAGAGTAATTCGTAGCCAGCGCATCCTGAATAGTCTGGAAGTTCTTCAAAGACTTGGACATCTTGGAACCAGAGATGGACAAGTGACCCATGTGGAGGAAATAGTTGACCCAGGTGTGCTCTCCCTTGCCGTGCTCGCAGAAGTAGGCCTCACTTTGGGCCAGCTCATTGTCGTGGTGAGGGAATGCGAGATCAATGCCACCAGAGTGAATGTCCATCTGTGCGCCCAGAACATCAGAGGCCATGACTGAGCACTCAATGTGCCATCCAGGGCGACCATTTCCCCAAGGGCTGGGCCAGTAAGGCTCACCGGCCTTGGACTTCTTCCACAGGGCAAAGTCGCCTGGGTTCTTCTTCCCACCGAGGTTCTTGGAGAGCGatccctcgccctcctcctgaAGAGACTTGTCGTTTCGGTTGTCGGGCCGCAATCGCGCATAGGTGTTACCAGCCTTCTCAAATGCGGAAATGTCAAAGTAGACAGACCCCTCGGCCTCATATGCGAACCCCTTGTCAACAATTCTCTCGACGAACTTGGCGATCTGGGGAACGTATTCGGTGACACGGGTGATAACGTCGGGTCTGAGAACGTTCAACGCATCCATATCCTCCATGAAGAGAGCCTCCATGCTCTGGGTAAGGTCGGTGAACATGGTCTGATCGCTGGTGTCGATAGTCTCCTTGTAGAGGGAATCGAGATAGGGAAGGAGGATTTCGTCGGCGCCAGGGAAGATCTCGCCTCCATTGATGGCATCGGCAGCGGCTGTCATGTTGCTGAGGTgcatcttgaccttggcctcgtcgtctCCAGGCTTGCCCTCTCCAGAGATGGTTCCTCCAGCAAGCACTCCTCCATATCCGGATTCTCTCCGCTGGGCATAGTTGGTCGCATCGAGGTCCTCCCCATCGTTGAGGAGCAGAGGCAGGCTGCTCTTGGCGTATGCGCGGAAGGCGGCGAGGGCAAGCTCCCGGAGTTCGTCCTTGGAGTAggtcttgttcttctcgagTTCAAGCAAACGTTGTCGTCgagccttgatgatgatctaACTGCGGTTTAGACAAAGTCGCAGGCCCTTTAGCAGCTTCTCATCCATACCTTGTCGTCAATGTCGGTAATGTTCATGACAAAGTTGACCTCGAAGCCAAAGTAGTGCTGCAGAATACGGCGGATAATGTCGGTCGACACATAGTTGCGCGCGTGACCCAGATGGCTCTTGTCGTACACGGTCGGACCGCAAGCGTACCAGGCAaccttgcccttctcaaTGGGGACAAAGGGAACTGGAGCGCCCGGGTTGAGCGAGTTGTAGAGCTTCAGCGACTCCATGTTGGTGGTGCCGAAGCTTGGGCGGGACGAGTACGATCGATGGAGGGGTCGAAATCGGGACAATGGAGGGGAGATTCTTGTTAGGGAACGAAGGCGAAATATATTCATCCAGACGCtaaaaggagaaggagaagcgaaAGGAAGTAGAGGAGCCGGAAGGGAAAGGGGGTATcgtgagagaagagaagaggatggGAGGACAAGTATCAAATATCGAAGTAGGTATCGAATCGGCTTGAGTCACCAGGAACGAACGAGTCACAGGGAGAGAAAGACGCCATCAATCAAATTTCGAGGACCCCTCCTCTGGCCAGAGCTACAGGGGATAGCACCTCACCTACAGGGATAGAGCGCTCTGGAACCCATAGTGGCATCCCCCGCCAAGCACCATTGTGCAGCCTCGCCAATAGTCCGCTTTAGCGCATTGACTCAGTGCCCCTCACTGAGTTTATAGTGGGGCAGCTATGATCATTTTCAGCCTCGCGCTGTCCATCTCAAAATATTTTCTTGCCTTGTCGCAGCGGCGAAGATCCTCTCTTTGACATATCAAATTAATACCACAGCCACGCACGAGGCTGCAATCGCGACAATGGCACAGCCCTCGCCCTTTCTCGAGCCAGGAAATGTCACGAGTCCAGGAAACCTTGCAATCATCTTGCTCTCTCGCGACAATCTTCAGCCCATCACCCTCGAGCAGTCAACAGGAGCTGTCGATGGCTACCTTGAAGGCGCAACATTGAACACTCGCTTCGGGTCGTTTCCTCACTCAACGCTGCTCAACATCCCATGGGGATCTCAAGTTCGCGCCTCGGCCGTTGATACGGGCTCAAGAGGGCGTAAGCGACGTCGAGAAGCCACAGACGAGGACACACCGACGACAACTGGCCCGGACGACGATGTCGCGGATGCAAAGTCCaagcaggtcaagaaggcaGTAACTGCTTCCAGTGGCTTCATTCATATCTTGCGACCAACTCCTGAGCTCTGGACGAGCAGTCTACCCCACCGAACCCAGGTTGTGTACACCCCCGACTATAGCTATATCCTGCAACGAATTCGAGCGGTACCTGGTACTCGCATCATTGAGGCGGGAGCCGGGAGTGGTAGCTTTACGCATGCGTCTGCAAGAGCCGTGTACAATGGCTACCcgaaggatgaggacgacgtgAGGGGCAAGGTCTTCAGCTTTGAGTACCACGAGCCACGGTATAACAAAATGCAGGAGGAGATTCACAATCACAAATTGGATGGGGTTGTCAAGATTTCACATCGCGACGTCTATAACGAAGGATTCCTCGTCGACGGCAAATCTCCCCGCGCCAACGCCGTCTTCCTCGACCTACCAGCTCCATGGGAAGCCCTCCACCACCTCTCACGGCAGAGACCCGACAAGGCAAGCAAGGACGGAGATGCCGAAACACCAGAATGGGTTTCACCTCTGGACCCTAAGAAATCCGTCCACATCTGCACCTTCTCACCCTGCATAGAGCAAGTCACACGGACGATAGAGGAGCTCAGACTCTTGGGTTGGACCGACATCGACATGGTTGAAATTTCACATCGACGATTCAACGTGGTCCGTGAGCGCATCGGAGCGAATCTCCCCAACGAGAGAGGCAACATCCTGGCTCCTGCGGACGTGACGGAGGCGGTAGAGAGACTCAAGGAAATCAACCGCAAGACCAAGGAATTCCACAAGGCGCAGCTTCAGGCAGCAAATGGCGAGGGAGACTCGTCGGCCATGGACGTCGACACGCCGGCACCTGCACCCAAGTCCAACGGACAGCAGGAGGATTCGAAGCCGTGGATGCACGGCAAGCTCTACCACCGGCCCGAGACGGATCTCAAAACCCACACGTCTTACCTCACCTTTGCGGTGCTGCCGCGCGAATGgaccgaggaggatgaggcggCGGCATGGGAGAAGTTCCCCTGCGGAAAGGAGGGCGGAGTCATCGGTAGCCTCAACAAGCAGGCTCGGAAGCAGCAGACGAGAGAGAAGCtggcggccaagaagaagcgcaagcaaGGAAATGATACccaagcagcagcggcagcgggaGATACGGAGGACAAGGCAGAGACACAATAATACTTCTCGAGATCTCGAGAGCGGAATGCTTATCGGTACCACTTCTTGTTCGACCCAAGTGATCCTTTTGCTGTCATCCCAATCAGTCATCACCAACGCAAAGAGTGTGACTGTGATTGTCTATCACGCAGTTTCGTTTTACGGACCTACGGATTGTCTGTCTTGTAAGCGCCCTGGTTACACGGCTCTCCCTATCAATACAGTACCCCAACATCCATCTCACCCCAACTCGCATCAGTGGAACGCGCAGTCTCGTCTTAGAAGGCCGCAACGCCAAATGCCAAATCGAGGCAACCTACGAGGCGGCCTCAGCCCACAGGCGTCGCCAAATCAGGGCCCTCGCAGGCCTTCCCCAAACCTTCAATTGGGTAGTCAGCTGCAAGGACACCTGTTCGACGCTGTCATGTCGGGCTTCGATGGGCTCCTCAAAATTTCCTCAGCCAACTGGTGTTGCCAGTGCATGGGTCAGCCTGCCCGCGCGCTGGGTGGCCGGCAACCGAGCCCCCAATCATGGGAAACCCGCCGCTGATGGTTCGACCATGATGGCGTTCCTGGACACACGAGAGGCTGCCTTGTGTGCCTCGACTTGCATGCGGGCTTCCTCGGCGGCGCCAGGGGGGGTCCGACAGTGAGGCTGTCGGCTTGTAATAGGGCCATCCAATGCCTTTAGGTTGTAAAtcctctcttctcgtcgCTGAGCTGCAGTTGTTTTGATGCAGGCTCCCATTGTGCTGAGGCTCGATGGGCACCCCCGCGGGCTTATATCTCAACACCGCATCCTCGCTCGCGTGTgcgcctgctgctgctgctgct encodes:
- a CDS encoding MFS domain-containing protein, translated to MEKYIDEAVASNQNSGSNSDVDASEVDWTEEEEKRLVRKIDRTVMPLLILGFFALQLDRGNIGNALTDFFFEDVGITQNQFNVGQQLLSLGIVLLEIPSNVILYRLGPSKWIGSQILAWGLVATFQAFQKGLAAFLSTRLLLGLCEAGFIPAGLYTITRWYKKDETSKRFSWYFLGNMIASASSGLIAYGILHMRGIAGLAGWQWLFILEGIFTILTGLVFLSLFPDTTHNPVSLLKIRLFTEDEARILTKRILLDDPSKIHVKPQITKQEFKNVLTNWKLIPHVILTIAGLAPATTMGSYSPTLVRSFGYERLKSNALVSIGGWVLIISNLLWGYLGDKLRMRGPLVTLGIFIFWAFAIGDRLLIKSTDGHKRFALLTCTLSFGWQWHPLNGSWMALNAGTAGERSITMAILIMSANASGIIGSQLFQQKDAPLYETGWTVIVAVVSVGLVASVVANLQYYFLNGRRIARGGLKYSP
- a CDS encoding Cysteine--tRNA ligase, with product MNIFRLRSLTRISPPLSRFRPLHRSYSSRPSFGTTNMESLKLYNSLNPGAPVPFVPIEKGKVAWYACGPTVYDKSHLGHARNYVSTDIIRRILQHYFGFEVNFVMNITDIDDKIIIKARRQRLLELEKNKTYSKDELRELALAAFRAYAKSSLPLLLNDGEDLDATNYAQRRESGYGGVLAGGTISGEGKPGDDEAKVKMHLSNMTAAADAINGGEIFPGADEILLPYLDSLYKETIDTSDQTMFTDLTQSMEALFMEDMDALNVLRPDVITRVTEYVPQIAKFVERIVDKGFAYEAEGSVYFDISAFEKAGNTYARLRPDNRNDKSLQEEGEGSLSKNLGGKKNPGDFALWKKSKAGEPYWPSPWGNGRPGWHIECSVMASDVLGAQMDIHSGGIDLAFPHHDNELAQSEAYFCEHGKGEHTWVNYFLHMGHLSISGSKMSKSLKNFQTIQDALATNYSPRGMRIVFLMGRWNDGVEISPDMRLQADNWESTISNFFINVKALLAEAGISSGVKSVSINEDAKPTEGLLAELEQAKQEFEAALTNSFDTPRAMSVILKLVNTANVHLRDNKDADLAALETIARWITKVVGIFGLDANATAPYDGLGWATVIAADVEPKTAVQPYAEAFAKVKSDVSDLSLESEAISALLEQDPTAEFESIASSGSRDPEQLALPYLRSVSKLRDELRRIVSSQSPETKKAILALTDRIRDEDLTNLGVYLDDRPDNQASLIKFVPAAELIAAREEKAAQAAEKARKKEEARLAREKAELEAREKAKVPPEEMFKGDERYSAWDEQGLPTRMKDGSDVPKSQLKGLKKQWDRQKKAHDDLKAKGLL
- a CDS encoding TRNA (adenine(58)-N(1))-methyltransferase catalytic subunit TRM61: MAQPSPFLEPGNVTSPGNLAIILLSRDNLQPITLEQSTGAVDGYLEGATLNTRFGSFPHSTLLNIPWGSQVRASAVDTGSRGRKRRREATDEDTPTTTGPDDDVADAKSKQVKKAVTASSGFIHILRPTPELWTSSLPHRTQVVYTPDYSYILQRIRAVPGTRIIEAGAGSGSFTHASARAVYNGYPKDEDDVRGKVFSFEYHEPRYNKMQEEIHNHKLDGVVKISHRDVYNEGFLVDGKSPRANAVFLDLPAPWEALHHLSRQRPDKASKDGDAETPEWVSPLDPKKSVHICTFSPCIEQVTRTIEELRLLGWTDIDMVEISHRRFNVVRERIGANLPNERGNILAPADVTEAVERLKEINRKTKEFHKAQLQAANGEGDSSAMDVDTPAPAPKSNGQQEDSKPWMHGKLYHRPETDLKTHTSYLTFAVLPREWTEEDEAAAWEKFPCGKEGGVIGSLNKQARKQQTREKLAAKKKRKQGNDTQAAAAAGDTEDKAETQ